The DNA window TTGTCTCTGATGGGGTGGCCCAGGGGGTGATCGAGAGAGACGGGCTGACAGCAGGGGAGCAGGCGATCAGCACCCTTGCCACCGATGTTCCGATGGTTGCCGCCAGCGATGGGGCGGAGGCGACGATCCGGATGCTCAGGGATCTGGCAGCCCCCTTCGCCCTGGTGATGGAGCACGATCATCCGGTTGGGATTCTGAACCCGGCAGAGGCGCTGCTTTCACTGGTGTAGGGCCTTGTTATGGCAACGATCGACGCAAATAGCCAGATTCTGGATCTCTGGACCAGGTATCATCTCTTCGACCGGACAGTCGAACATCTCGCGATCTTCGGGGTCGCTTTTATCGTTGCGGTCATCATCGGCCTCTGTATAGGACTTCTGCTGTACCGCCGCCAGGCCGCCTCCACCCTCACATTCGGAGGGCTCTCTGTCCTTGAGATGGTCCCTGACCTTGCGCTGCTCGCCCTTCTGATCCCGGTGGTCGGGATCGGGACCGTTCCCACGATCCTCGCCTGCATCGGCTACTCGGTGCTCCCTGTAGCACGGAACACCTATGCCGGACTGGTCCATGTCTCAGCGACACATCTCGATGTCGGTGCCGGGATCGGTCTCGACGAGCAGGAGACCCTGTTTCTGGTGCGGTTCCCTCTTGCCCTCCCCCTGATCGTCGGCGGTTGCAGGATCGCTGTGGTCTTCTGCATGGGGACCGTCACCCTCGGCGGACTGATTGGGGCCGGCGGTCTCGGGGGACCGCTCCAGACCGGGATAGCTACCAACAATCAGCCGCTCCTCCTGCTGACCGGCATCTGGATTGGTGTGCTCGCCGTGATCCTCGATGGGTTTGCAGGGATTGTCGAAGGTTGGGTCAGCAGGAGGTATGGCCTGTGGTCCTCCTGAGTACGCTCCTTGCAGCCATCGGGGATCATATCCTCCTCGCCTATTCGGCACTGCTGGTGAGCATCCTCCTCGCAGTCCCACTGACCCTGCTCATGCTGTACTGCAGACCTGCTGCACGGGTGATCATGCCGGTTACCAACCTGGTCCAGGCAGTGCCCAGCCTCGCGGTGGTGGCGCTGATTGTGCCGCTGATCGGGATAGGGTTCTACCCGGCTGTTATCGCGATAGTCCTCAGGGCACTCCTCCCGCTCGTCAAGAATACCTGGGTCGGCCTGGTCAGCATCGACCCGGCAGAGATCGACGCGGCGAACGGACTCGGACTTACCCGGTGGGAGATCCTCCGGTATATCAGGGCCCCTCACGCCCTCCCACCCTTCTTTGCCGGGGTCAGATTCGCCGCGATCCTTGCCAACAGCCTGGCCGTACTGACTGCAATCATCGGCAGCGGAGGTCTCGGGTCCCTGGTCTTTGAGGGGCTCGCAGGGATGAACACCGTGACGCTGGCAGCGGGGGCGGTTCCTGCGATCCTGCTTGCCCTGACGGTCGACCTGCTGCTCGGGCGGGCTGAGCAGGCAGTGATCCTTCGGGGGATTGATGACTGATCTCCGGATCACCCCCCTGCTGGCTCTTCAGGTCGTGATCTTCACCGATACCTTCTCATTCGGGGTGGTACTCCCCTTCATGGTCTTTCTGGTGAGCGGTTTCGGGGGGGACGCCCTGGCCTTCGGAGCCATCGGCGCAATCTATCCGTTCTTCCAGACGATCAGCGCTCCGGTCCTTGGTCGCTGGTCTGACAAGGTGGGGAAGAGCCGGGTGCTGCTGATCTCGCAGGCCGGGACTGCTCTCTCCTGGTTGCTCTTTCTGGGCATCTTCTTCCTCCCGTCCACCGAGGTCTTCGGACTGCCGCTTCCGATCATCCTGATGCTTGGTGCCCGGGCAGTCGATGGCATCACCGGCGGCAATGTCGGCGTCGCAAACGCCTGCCTCGGGGACCTGATCCCGGAGGCCGAACGGACAATGGCATTCGGACGGTTGAACGTCGCCTCGAACACCGGCTACATCCTCGGGCCGGCGATCGCCGGGGTGGTCGCCTGGTCAGGCGGGTCGCTGATGGTCCCGGTGCTGCTTGCCCTGATGGTCTCTGCTGCTGGTGTCGTGATGATCCGGGTCGGGTTGCCGGATATCTGCAGAACCCGGGCGACTGGAGAGGCCGGCACTGGCCTTTTCAATCTCTTCAGGCGCCGCGGGGTCAGATCGCTGCTGGGGTTGACACTGCTGTACTTCCTGGCCTTCAACATCTTCTACACCGCGTTTCCGGTGGACGCAGCCGGCCGGCTGGGTTGGTCGGCGGCGACCCTCGGCCTCTACTTTGCCTTCCTCTCCGGGGTGATGGTCGTGGTACAGGGGCCGGTACTGAAACGTGCTGCAGAACGGTGGAGCCCCCGGACCCTGTTGATCGGCGGGGCACTGGTGCTGGCAGTCGGGTTCGCCCTGCTCTGGTTTGGGCAGACCACGACCGGGATATCGGCTGCGATCCTCTTTTCCCTCGGCAACGGTCTGGCCTGGCCCTCGTTTCTGACATTACTCTCGCTCAGTGTCGGGCCCGACGAGCAGGGGGCCGTCCAGGGGGCAGCCAGTGGGGTCGGGTCGTTCGCGAGTATCATCGGGTTGCTGCTCGGAGGGGTCCTGTATCTTGCGATCGGTCCGTCCACCTTCCTCTTCTGCACAGGAATTGTCCTGCTGACGGCCGGCCTCTTCATCGCCGGCCACTCAACCTCAGAGGAGAGAGTCCAGTGAGGCGACTATGGTCGTGTCGGCCGCCGGCCCCTAAGATCCCCGGTCATGCAGGACTTTCCGGCCGGCAACTGGATCAGGGTCGAGTCACCCCTGGCCCAAATCCGGGACAAAGGACCGAAGGGTACCGGCCGTCGTGCCTCCAACGGTGTAGGTTGTCGCTGGTGTAGAGGTGACGTAGACCTGGGTGGGGAGTCATCCTGTTCGCGAAGGAAGCCAGACTGTTACGGGACTCTTCGTTTCCTGGATTCATGTTACAGCTGGCCTGTCCGGGCCCTCCGCCCCTTGTCGAAGAGGGTTTCTGGCGAGCTGCCCGGAGCCCGGACCTGGTCCGTCCGGTATATCTCCGCCCCGACTTCTGGACTGTCGTAGGCTAGCGTGGATAGGATCTGCTGTTCAGGGGTGTAGGGCATATCGCCGTCATCCTCGTACACCCTGATACGGAACAGAATAGTCAGTTCCACCTCAGGTCAGAGCCTGGTTCTCTAACGCTGGTCTTTCGATCCCATGCACAAACATATTATTATCACCCGTGAACGTTACGGCAAAGGGGATCGTATGTCCGAATATATGATTTCAATCAATATCGAGCACCTTGACGAGGGTGGCTATCGTGCAACAAGCGACAGCATCCAGGGACTCATCGCCCAGGGGAGAACTATTGCAGAAACGATGGAGATTGCACAGGATGTGGCAAAAAAACTTATCGAATCCTATTTCGAACATGGGGATCCTCTGCCCGAGCAGATGGTGCCGTCGACCAGATTGATAAAAAATATCAGGATCCCTGTCAGCGTCACGGTTTGATGCAATGACCCGAGTCTCGACACTCACCTCCAGCGATGTGATCGGCATCTGAGGTCTGCAGGATTCGTCTTTGACCGGCAGGCCAAGGGGAGTCATGAGATCTGGTACAACCCTTCTCCCAGGAGAAGGACGGTAATTCCCAACCACCCGGGTGTCGATCTTTCAAAAGGTACCCTGCTCGCAATTCTCAAAGAAGCCGGACTGAGTCTTGAAGAATTTTTAAAACGTTGATATGAACTCCTACACCAGATCCTTTTTTTGATCTTTTCCGTGACTCCTCCCCTGGTTCCCGGCTCTTCCGGGTCGTCCTCATCGTGATCCCGTACGGGCGCCGGCAGCCGGCGGGGTCGGATGGGGAGCGTCACCGATCAGGTTCTTCTGCAGGAGGTGGCATGGGTGAGCACCGTCGTTCCTGTCGCGAAGGAAGTCCGGCCGTTACGGGACTCTTCGTTTCCTGGACCCCCGTTATGGCCGGCCCGTCCCTGTCGGCACAGGGGCCTGGGTCTGGTGTGAATCAAAATCGAAACGTTTACGGTATCTGCGGTTAATCGTTCATTACCACGTGTGCGGGGAAATTATACGTTCATTGTTGTTCTCAATGATGTTCGTATTGTTTCCTGTTCCATCCTATTCACCCAGTTCATCCCCACATGCGTGGGGAGTATATTTATGTCAGGTTTCACCTCCCTCTGACAGGTCGGTTCATCCCCCATGCCAGGGAGAACGGTCGATCGTCTCCTCAATCCGGCAGGACCCGTTCCCCTCAGGGTGGGGAACTGCAGGGCACCTGTCGACACGGACCTTCCTGACCAGCCCCGACTGCCATCACAGTCTGGCCTCTTCGTCCAGGTGAACGAGCGTCCCGGCAGCCGATGTGCCGACGATCCAGGGGACCAGTCCGTCGATGTGTTCGGCCTGCTGGTTGAATGATCAGATCTCCCGGGTGATCTCCCGTATCCCGCCTTTCATCACGTCAAAGACCCGCCAGCCACGGGAGGAGACCGAGAGCCAGAACTGGCACGAACTGTCATCCCCTTTCAGGGCCGGGAGTCCGCGGAGGGTCTGAATCTCCTCTCTGTACTGGTCTGCGATCGCATGAAGCGATGGAGGCATCCGCCGGGTCCGCCTGATCAGGACCAGTACCAGTTCCTCGGATGACCAGGCCAGCAGGTCGGGGGGCAGGGAGCCGGGATGGGATCTGATCACCTGGTATCCCTGCTTCCGGAACCAGGCGGCGACTGCGCACCCCCCTCTCTGTCCGGCTCGGGTGGCCGGCACACGACGCCGCTCCCCGGCATACCCTCCCCGCCTGGCAGGTTTCAGAATGTAGTGATCGCCTTTCATCTCTGATGAACCGGAGGGACCGGGGATTGCCGGCGTCTGATTCTCTGCGTCGAGTGCCCGGGTCATCGGTTCACCTCGTTATTGATATGGATCCAGGGTGGTTTCCGACCCTGATCTCTGCCGGCAATCGTGATCTCCCCGGCGGAGATCCCATCTGTATCCGAGGTCAGAATGATGATCTGATTGATATTCGTCATAGATGTTCATCAACTGGAAATTACTTAATGGGCGGACCGTGCAGGGTGAAAGTGATATATGCATGTCCCGGGCCGGCCGACGCCGGGAATCCGACTAACGCCTGAAATTCGACTATCGTTGGAAACCGGCTAACACCGGAATTCAAAAATGAAATGGTCTGAAGAATCTGGGTGGTGGCGATGCTGGATCATCAGGGCCGGCGGGGTGCAGGAGTTTTCACTTCAGGGGCCGGCCGTCACAATCGGAAAGAATAATGGTACCCTGTGGTATACTGTAGCATCATGGCGACCAGCCAACCGATCAAGGTGGAGGCGGCGACAAAGGCCAGGCTTGCAGAGCTCAGGATCCATCCCCGTGAGACCTTCAACGATGTGATCGAACGCCTGGTCACTATGGCAGTGGATGATGAGCCGCTATCTGTCGAAGAGGAGGAGGAGTTGAAAACGGCAGAGGCAGATGTCAAGGCTGGAAATTACAGACCGCTTGATGATGTCCTGCGGGACCACGGGTTCCTTTGAGTCCCTATCAGATCGTGGTCACGCCGGCCGCAGATCGGAATCTTTGGTAACCTCGACCGCGTGGCGGCTCTCTGTATCCGGGAAGAACTCCTGATCCTCGCCAGGGACCCCTCTCCCCTGGAATATGTCAAACGATTGAAGGGCCACAACAACCCTCCGGTATTTTCATTCAGGGTCAGGGATTACCGGGTGATCATTCAGATTCACCCTGACACCATGTTCATCGTCGCGGTTCCGGTTGGGCCACGCCGGACGGTGTACCGGGATCTCTAACTGTTTTCTAATAAAGCGATATATTGCCGTTATAGTGGCCATATAACAGTGGGTGTTCAATATCTGATCTCTCGTATACGGGGTATTGAGACGACACAATTTCCAGATGTCAACCGGGACATCTCCACCAGGGGAGCATCTATTCTGCTGAGGTACGCAAATTGTTCAACCTCGGAACCTCCTGATCGGCCGACGTGGAGGCATCCTGCTATCTCAGTCTCTGGTTGGGAGAGGGTGGATACCTCCAATGATATAAGACACCATGGACAATACTCATGCGTAGATCGGAGGCGCCGGCGTTATCACACCGACATAAACCCCGTTGAATTGAGAAGAAAAGAACTTCACTCCAACCATCTGTACGCCGTGAAGAGCATGGTGATCCTGCTGTGGTGATCCAACCGTGGGAATACTATGGAACAGTTATCCGTTGAAGACGTGATCGGTTATCAGATCAGACTCATTCTGGCGAGCGATCTTCCCGAAGATCAGGGCACCGAAGGTCAGATGATCAACCCGGGGAATCTCGACTTCACGATAGATTTCTGTAACGATATTTCTGAGCCGTTCGAGCGAGCTGCGTATCTCCTCTATCATATCACTACCGGTCATCCTTTCGTTTCGGGCAATAAACGAATGGCTTTTCTGCTTGCGGCGCTGGTCCTGTACCGGACCCCCGAGCACTACCAGATCGCCGGCCTTGCCGAAGAGAACGATCGCGTCATCCGCAGCATCGCAGAAGGGCTGATGACTCAAGAAGAGATTGAAATCTGGCTGCGTTCTATTGCTCAAAAAGATTGGTGAATTATTGTGCCAGGAGATCGAGAGTGGGCTTGTGTCTTTGCATCAGCATCTCGAAGTCCTCGTCCTGAGATGGACGGGCTGCCCGATCCTGCTCTCTGATCACAGGGTATTGAGGCGGAGAGATGACCGGGATCGACCTGACGCCGCCACCATCAGTCGTCTGCACGATCGAATCCCTGCTGTCCGATGAAGAAGCCTGATTCGGTCCGGCCGGCTTCACGATATTCTCCTTTGTCGTTTTCCCACTGTCAACCGTCAGTTGCGTTTGCATTCCTTTTCACCTCCATGGACATCTGGATCTATTATCCAGCCTTCTGACATGGGTGTTCTGGTATTATTAATGTTGAGGTCTGGTATGCTCACAGTATTGGTCAGGACCGTGGATCAGAATTCACAATATATCTCCTGCTATCGACGATTACCTGAATGACCAGATCGTTCTGCAAAATTCCGGGATGACATCTCCGGCGATGCTCCCTTCGGCCTGGGGGCGCGAACTGGTCACATCGGTGATGAGGGGCCGGCCTCGTATCTCTTTAAAGGCGGCCCTCTCGACAGGGGTCATGGATACTACCTCTTTCTGACAGGTTATTAACCTGATGAATTCACTGCTGCGTTGCGACGGCTGCGTCGAGCGAGGTGATCCCCCTGACCTTGAGGTCGGCTACGATTCGAGAGCCGGCGTCGGTGTCGCCGGCATCGACGAGCATGGTTTTTGCAGATGATGGAGCAAGTAAGTGGGAATAAGAGGAATCTTCACTAAGTAATAAATGGAAGTTTAATAATTTAAAAAATCTAAAAAAATTTAACTTCCAAATATATATTTACAACTTCCACCAATCATATTTATGGTATCGTCGTTTCTCAAGGAAGTGAATGCTCTCGATTCATTCACCTATAATTTTCCTGCGATACGGGGAATCCAGGCTGGCCGAGAATATTATATCTCAATGTGTCCGCTGAAATTAATCCCCAAAATATTCATCTTCGATGAATCCACACTTCCAGCGCAATTGCGGGCACAGCGGACGCTTAACAAGGCAAGAATTCCTGATATTGCACAATATCTTGTCGATAATCCCAAAGACTATGTCTTTTCTGCCATCTCTGCTTCGATCAGTGGCGCTCCAGTACAGTTTATCCCGGCCGGCGAGAATGGCATGGAGACAAAGATCGGGGCCATTATCATACCAATGGATGCCCAATTCATCATCAATGACGGGCAGCACCGGCGCGCTGCAATCGAAGCTGCACTCATTGAGCGGCCAGAACTAGCTAATGAAACAATTGCAGTTGTTTTTTTTATCGATACCGGACTCAAACGCAGCCAACAGATATTTTCTGATCTCAACCGGCACGCGGTTCGTCCAACAAAATCGATCAGTATTCTGTATGATTATCGGGATCCATTTGCACGTTTTGTGATGGACCTTGCTGCCACACATCCCTTATTCAAAGGGTTTACCGAACTTGAAAAAACGACCATCTCGAATAGATCCATCAAAATGTTCACCCTTTCAAGTCTTTATCAGGGAACACAGAGTCTACTCAATAAAAAGAAAAAAAATAAACATCTTTCTACTGAAGATGAAAAAATAGCACGGGAATTCTGGGAAGAAGTTTCAAAAAATATCCCCGAATGGGATCTATTAATAAAACATAAGGTTTCGAGCAGTGAACTTAGGACAGAATTTGTTCATGCACATGGTCTTGCAATCCACGCATTAGGAATAATGGGGCAAGCACTCATCAAACAACACCCAGAAGATTGGAAACAGCAACTTGAACAATTACAGAAGATAGACTGGTTACGTTCTAATGAGCAGGTATGGGAAGGCCGGGCAATGAATAATGGGAGAATTTCAAAAGCCCAAATGAACCTTACTCTTACCGTAAATTATCTCAAACAGATGATGAATCTCCCCCTAACCAATGAGGAAGAGAGAGTGGAGAAGAGATTTCTTAAGCAGACCCACGGAGGTATACGATGAGCGCCCAGCAGACTCTTGATGGAAAAGCAATTTCTGTCTTTGATAAACATGGCCTCGATGCAATTCATCATGAGATCCAGGAAGTGTACTTGAGTGATAACCGCCCATGGGTTATTGGATATAGCGGTGGAAAGGATTCAACAACCACACTCCAACTTGTCTGGTATGCTATCGCTGAATTACCAGAAGAGAAACGATCTAAACATGTCTTTGTTATATCTTCAGATACCCTTGTTGAAACACCAGTGATTGTTGATTATATCACGAGCACTCAAGAAAAAATCAACAGAACAGCGGCAGAATCTAAAATGCCATTTACGGCAATTAAATTGAAGCCGCGTATCGTGGACTCCTTCTGGGTGAATCTAATTGGAAAAGGATATCCAGCACCAAGTACGCAGTTCCGGTGGTGTACTGAACGACTGAAGATCCGGACTGCTGACCGATTTATTCTGGAAAGTGTCACCAAGTACGGCGAAGTTGTGATGGTTCTTGGGGTGCGAAAAGGAGAGAGTTCAACCCGGGATCAGGTCATGGATCAGTACAAAATCCAGGGCTCAAAACTCTCTCATCACTCCAGGTTTGCGCAGTCGTATGTCTATACTCCCATCGAGGAGTTCTCTGTTGATGATGTCTGGACATACCTTCTCCAGAAGCCGTCACCATGGGGAAATAACAATCGTGATCTTCTTGCACTCTATAAGAATGCACAGGATGGTGAGTGCCCGCTGGTGGTGGATAAGGACACGACACCTTGTGGAAACAGCCGGTTTGGGTGTTGGGTCTGTACGGTTGTTGCAAAAGATCGTAGCATGACGGCTCTCATTGAAAATGGTGAGGACTGGTTAGAGCCGCTCCTTGAATTTAGGAATGAACTTGCTGATACACAGATTCCTGAAAAAAAACACCTATACCGGGAATACAGAAGGATGAATGGGAAAGTGAAGGTGATGGAACGAGCGGATGGTTTGCACATTATTCGCGGGCCATACACCCTGGATTATTCGAAATATCAATTAAGAAAACTACTTGAAGCGCAGGTCAATGTCAGGAAAAATGGTCCATATCCTAATATATCTCTGATATTACCGGAAGAATTGTATGAAATTCGTCGCATCTGGCAGACCCAGCGTAGTGACTGGGATGACTCAGTTGCCCGTATTCATAAGGAAGTCATGGGAGAAGATCTTGGTTGGGTCAAGGATGATCTTGGAGCATTCTCTCAATCTGAGAATGAACTGCTTAAAAAGATCTGTAATGATCATAAAACTCCTCTCCGGCTTGTGACTAAATTACTCGATGTCGAACAACAGATGCAGGGAATGACCCGAAGATCTTCTATTTATAACCGGATAAATGAGGTTTTATCTGAAGAGTGGCGGAGTGAAGAGGAGATCAAGAACGATATGATAAAACCAGATGCTGTTGATTCACGAAGACAGATCCGACATATGTGAGTGTGGAAGATGCTCCTAAAATCACTTACTCTCGAAAATATCAGGATCTTTAAAGGAGTGAACACGCTTGATTTCACTCCGGTCCACAGTTCAAAAGAGCAAAAGTCGATCATTCTCATAGGTGGTAAAAATGGTGCAGGAAAGACGACCATGTTTGAATCGATTCTGCTCTGCCTCTATGGTCAGAACTCTCCGGATGGCCGTATGGGGAAGAAGAAATATGAAAAATATATTGCACAGATGACGGCACGGAACAAAAAAACTGAAGATCCCTATAATCCTGCCATCGATGTGGTTTTTGAGTTTTCACATTCTGGAACAACTCACTCTTATTCTGTCCGGAGAGAGTGGATCACTCATCCTCAATTTTCTGAGACACTCACCGTCAAACGGGATGGAGAGATACTTTCAGATATGGAGGTAGATCAATGGCAGGACCTGTTGAACGAACTGATTCCTCCGAGATTCGCTCGTCTCTTTTTGTTTGACGGGGAAAAAATTCAGAATCTTGTTGAAGACAATACGGATAATCTGTACCTTCGGGATTCATTTAAATCCCTGCTTGGTCTCGATATTGTCGAGCGCTTAAAAGCAGATCTTGGGATCTATCTCACCCGTCATCTTAAGGTCAAAGAGGTCCACCATATTACGCAAAAACTTGACGAACTCGAAACATCAGGTAAAGATATTGATACAAAAAAAGATCATTACCTCCAGGACCGAGCACAGGTGCAGAGCCGTTATGATCAGATCTCTTCCGAGATTGAGCGGCAGGAACAGATCGTTGCCAGCGAGGGCGGAAGCTTCGCCCGGAAACGTGAAGAACTCAAAAACCAGAAGAATCAACTGGATCATCAGATTACCACGATCGAAGGGGATATACGAGAACTCTGTGCTGGTCTGTTCCCCTTTGCTATCATCCCTAAATATTGTAATCTGCTCAAACAGCATCTGATTGAGGAAGACACCATTCAGGCACGGAAACGCTCGGAGGATCTTATTCGGTCCAATGTCGACGAACTCAACAGGATCCTCAAATCCCCAGCCTTTTGGTCTGATCTATCCATATCATCCTCACAAAAAGAGAGAGTTCGGACAAAACTCTCCACCCTTCTCGATGAAAAATTCCTGATGGGAAACAAAATCGACAGATCAATCCTGATTCATCATCTCTCCCAGTATGAATATAACCGGCTATTGCAATGGATTGATGATTCGATCACCAACGTTCCCAAAAAAATGAATGACCTCTCCCTGCAACTTGAGAACCTGACCTCAAAGCGCCAGAAAGTTGCTGAGATGATCAATAAAGCTCCTTCTGATGATGTTATTGCTCCGTTGATTCAGAAACTCAACGAACTGAGCAAACATCTCGGAGAGTTATCAGAGAAGCTGCGGGTGGCTGATGAGAAGATCCATGAGTTCGATTCCCAGTTAAAAGAAATTGAGAGGCAAAGATTGAAACTGGATGAAGAACTCCAGGGAGTCAAGTGCGGGTCCAAGAAGATGCAACTCGCTCAGCAGGTTACCCTCATCCTCAATGAATACATGAAAGAACTCCAGCGCCAGAAGGTCAGCCAACTCAGCGATAATATTCTCTCATGTTTCACCCGGTTGATCAGGAAAGACGATTATGTCAAAGATATCCTGATTGATGAAAATTATGCAATTACCCTCTATGAACCGGATGGGCATGCAATCCCTAAAGAACTTCTCTCTGCCGGCGAAAAAGAGATCTTTGCGGTTTCTCTTCTCTGGGGGCTCACATTGACGTCAGGACGACAGCTTCCCTTTATCATCGATACGCCATTAGGACGATTGGATAGCGAACATCGAGGAAACCTGGTGATGGATTTCTTCCAGCATGCCGGGGATCAGATGATTATCTTCTCTACCGATACCGAGATTGACAAGGATTATTTCCGCACTCTGCAGCCCTACATTGCCCGGGCATATCATCTGAATTACTCGAAAGAGGAGCGCCAAACCACTATCTCTCCGGGATATTTCTGGCAGAGCGAGCCTGTGGAGTTGGAATCATGATCTTTAATCGGATTCGTATCAGTGAGAAGGCAACTTACCGGCTCAATCAATTGAAGGGCCGAACACAATTGACTCCCAATATTCTCTCACGGGTTGCTATCTGTTATTCCCTGAATGATCCCACCATCCCGAACCCTGCGGAATATGACGAGAAGGGTCAGGAGATAAATCGGTTCACGCTTACCGGGGAGTGGGATACCTTCTTTGTCGCTCTCATCAAAGAGCGGTGCATACATGACGGTCTTGACCCGGAGACGGACCTATACGATCAACTCCGTGCCCACCTGAATCGGGGAGTATTCGGCATCTTCCCTCAGGTCAAGGATCTGGGAGATTTCCAGATCCTGTTGAAACACCAGGCTGATGGGATCAAGTCCGGTATGTTATCCGAGGAGCGGAATCATGGAAATTAAACGCCCGATATACATGGATTCACACGCAACTACCCCTGTCGACCCTCGCGTGTTCGAAGCGATGCTCCCCTATTTCTCCGAGATCTTCGGGAATGCCGGCAGTATCGATCATAACTATGGGGCGGTGGCTGCTGATGCAGTGAAGAAAGCCCGGGAACAGTGTGCCCATATCCTGAACGCTCAGTCCGAGGAGATCATTTTCACGAGCGGGGCGACCGAGTCCGATAACATCGCTATTCTTGGTGTTGCCGAGCAGTACGCTGCTAAGGGCGATCATATCATCACCTGTGTTACCGAGCACAAGGCCGTGCTTGATACCTGCAAGCATCTCCAGATGGCCGGCAAATCTGTGACGTATTTACCAGTTGACCATTATGGGCTTGTCGACCCCGGCCAGGTTGAAGACGCCATCACCGAGAAGACTGTATTGATCTCCATCATGGCGGCGAACAACGAGATCGGGACGATTGCACCCATCAAAGAGATCGGGGAGATTGCTCACAAACACGGCGTGCTCTTCCATACCGATGCAGCGCAGGCCGTCGGCCATATCCCGATGGATGCTAA is part of the Methanosphaerula palustris E1-9c genome and encodes:
- the dndD gene encoding DNA sulfur modification protein DndD codes for the protein MLLKSLTLENIRIFKGVNTLDFTPVHSSKEQKSIILIGGKNGAGKTTMFESILLCLYGQNSPDGRMGKKKYEKYIAQMTARNKKTEDPYNPAIDVVFEFSHSGTTHSYSVRREWITHPQFSETLTVKRDGEILSDMEVDQWQDLLNELIPPRFARLFLFDGEKIQNLVEDNTDNLYLRDSFKSLLGLDIVERLKADLGIYLTRHLKVKEVHHITQKLDELETSGKDIDTKKDHYLQDRAQVQSRYDQISSEIERQEQIVASEGGSFARKREELKNQKNQLDHQITTIEGDIRELCAGLFPFAIIPKYCNLLKQHLIEEDTIQARKRSEDLIRSNVDELNRILKSPAFWSDLSISSSQKERVRTKLSTLLDEKFLMGNKIDRSILIHHLSQYEYNRLLQWIDDSITNVPKKMNDLSLQLENLTSKRQKVAEMINKAPSDDVIAPLIQKLNELSKHLGELSEKLRVADEKIHEFDSQLKEIERQRLKLDEELQGVKCGSKKMQLAQQVTLILNEYMKELQRQKVSQLSDNILSCFTRLIRKDDYVKDILIDENYAITLYEPDGHAIPKELLSAGEKEIFAVSLLWGLTLTSGRQLPFIIDTPLGRLDSEHRGNLVMDFFQHAGDQMIIFSTDTEIDKDYFRTLQPYIARAYHLNYSKEERQTTISPGYFWQSEPVELES
- the dndE gene encoding DNA sulfur modification protein DndE, whose protein sequence is MIFNRIRISEKATYRLNQLKGRTQLTPNILSRVAICYSLNDPTIPNPAEYDEKGQEINRFTLTGEWDTFFVALIKERCIHDGLDPETDLYDQLRAHLNRGVFGIFPQVKDLGDFQILLKHQADGIKSGMLSEERNHGN